Below is a genomic region from Actinoallomurus bryophytorum.
CCGCGTTAGCCGATCGCCCAAACCAATGCCGGGCTGGTACCACCTACAGTCATCGTCACGGCCTCAGCCTCGAGAACTCCATTTCTTCCCCCGTCCTCCTCGTAGCTGCCATACCCCAAGGCTGCGGCTGGCGGGTCAAGACTCGACGTTGTCGACCGCGTAGCGGCTTGGTCTTGACGCGCCGGACGTGGCCGGGAGACTCGTGCAGCGTGGAGAACGGGATGAACGGGATCGAGGGGCTTCTCTCGCCTTCTTGGGTGCCTCTGTGCTGCTGGGCGGTCGGCCGGTTCGGGACGGGTCGGCCCGAAGAGGCCGCATGCCCGGCCCGAGGGCGGCCGGCCACCGGCGGTCCGCGTAGCGGAGCGCCCTTGAAGACGTAGAGAAAGTTCTCATCCGGCGACGTCGTTGGCGCCGTCCGTGCTCGGGTGATGCTTGACACTCGGCCCGGGACGTTCGGCTCCGCCGCGGGGTCTCAAGGTCGTGTGTCTTGCGAGGATGCGGCGCATGGCGCCGTAGGTGGATTCGAACCGCTCGGCGACCTGGCGGACGCTCCAGCCCTGGTCGTACAGCCGGACGGCGTCTTGTTCGAGTTGCTGCTGCTCGGCAGAGGTCTCGTCGAGGCCGAGGAGTTCACCTACATCGCTCGCGCGGTAGCGGCGGTGGCCGCCGGGGGTCATTAAGGGTTGTAGCTGGCCCGTACGGGCCCATCGGGCGATGGTGGCCGGGCGTACGCCGAACAGGGCCGCTACCTCACGCGGCCGCAGCAACGGCTCGTCAGGTTCTGAAGCAAAGCGCATAACAACAGGGCCGATCTGGTCGAGGGGAAGGCGGGGAGGTCGGCTGAGGGATGAAGAAGGGGGCGCCGGCCCTCCCCTGCTCCGGCGCCCCCTACTGCAGGACCGCGACGGCGGCAGGTTGCCTAAGCTCACCGCGGTCTCCTGCGCCGCGCGACGATCCCCTCGGGGGGTTAGGGATGGTCGCGCGGGGCTCATTTGAATTCGGCCCAGACGACTCGGCCGCTGGTGTCGCCGGACACGCCCCACTCCACAGTCAGGGCGTCGACGATGCCGAGTCCGCGGCCTCCCTCGTCGTCGGGCTTGGGTTGGCCGAAGACGAACGGTCCCCCGTTGTCCTCGACCTCCAGGCGGATCGAGTCGTCTGGGCGTAACCGGGCGCAGACGCTGAATGTGCCTTGTGGCGTGCTGCTCTCGGTGTGCTCCCACGCGTTGGTGGTCAGTTCGCTCGCCACCAGCGTGACGTCCTCAAGGCGGTGGTGGTCGGCCAGGTGCTCGCGGACGAAGCGGCGGACCTCACCGATCTGGTCAGGGCATCCAGGAAAGATCCGGCGGTACGTACGGGTACCCGGATCCTCTTGCGGCTCGTTGAGCGCCATGGCGACTCACCTCGCGATCACACAGCTTGTAGCGGCTTGGTTACTCAGCTTTGGTACTCAAAGTACGGGTACAGTATTTGAAGTACAAGCGCTTTGGCGTACCTGTGCCGCACAATTAGTACTGCTTAACTGGATGATCTATCCCGGGAGGTTGCGATGTTCGGTCTCGTCGTCCGCTTCACGTGCAAGGATCAGGCGAGCGCTGAGGGGTTCGATCGGCTCGTGGCGGCGACCGTCGACAAGATCCGTACGGACGAGCCTGGGACGCTGGTCTACGCGGTCAACCGCGTCGACGGCGAACCGCTTCAGCGCGTCTTCTACGAGCTCTACCGTGACCGTGCCGGGTTCGACGCGCACGAGGAGCAGGAGCACACAAAGAAGTTCCTCGACGAGCGTGGGCAGTACCTGTCGGCTACCGAGGTCGACTGGCTGACGCTCCTGACCGGAAAAGGAACAGACGGGTGAGTACGGAGTATCAGGAAGCGCTCGGACGCAAGATCGCTCAGCATCGACGCCGGCGCGGCCTGTCTCAGCCGGAGCTTGCCCGCCAGATCGATCGGTCTGTGGCGTGGGTATCGCAGGTCGAACGCGGCGTGCGCAAGGTCGATCGGATGTCGGTCCTGGAGACCGTCGCCCAGGCGCTCGACGTACCGCTCGCGGAGTTGGCCGCCGAGGCGCCCGTTGTCGCGGCGGCGACCGACGGACCACCCGAGGCAACCGGCCTAAGGCTTGTCCTGTCCGGCGCGCACGCCCTCCGCGCCATGCTCAGCGGTCAGATCACCCCCGACCCCGCCGCGTTGCGGGAGAAGGTCGACGAGGCGTGGGAGCTGACGCACGCCGGCCGCTACACCGAGCTGACCGAACTCCTGCGGGGCCTCATACCGGAGCTTGAGACGGCCGCGCGTGCGGTGACGCAGGAAGAGCGGGCCGAGCTCTTCGAGCTGCTGTCTGCGGCCTACCAGGCATGCTCGGCCGCACTTACCAAACTGGCCGAACCCGAAGCGGCCTGGATCGCGGCAGACCGGTCCATGGCCGCGGCCGAGCGGGCGGAGGCTCCGCTCCTGGTCGCCGCCGGGGCCTTCCGGCTCGCCTTCGTCTTCCTCAGCGCCAAGCACTTCGACCAGGCGGAGGAAACCGCCCGTACGGCGGCCGAAGCCCTGTGGCCACTGGCCGACCAGGGAGAGCCCGAGGCGATGTCGCTGTGGGGCGGGCTCACTCTGCAGCGCGCCGTTACCGCCTCGCGTACGAACGACAGCGAAGCCGCGTACGCACACCTCGACCGGGCGCGGGATATCGCCGCGCGGCTTAGTGAGGGCCGCAACGACTACAACACCGAGTTCGGGCCCGCGAATGTCGGGCTGTACGAGATCGCCGTCGCCGTCGAGCTGGGTGACGCCGGTCGCGCCCTGCGAGCCGCCGAGCAGGTCGACACCTCCGGCCTGTCGGCCGAACGTCAAGCGCGCATGCTCATCGACGTCGCCCGCGCGCACGCGCAGCGCCGCCAGGTCGACGAGGCCGTCGCCGTGCTCTGTCGAGGCGAAGAGATCACACCCGAGCAGATTCGCGCCCATCCTCGGGTCCGGCAGCTCGTCGCCGACCTGCTCACGATGCAGAATCCCCCGAGCCAAGCACTGCGTGACCTGGCCCAACGAGTGGCCGCGTAGAAAAAGTACGTGTCCTGATACTCGAAGTACTAGACACGTACTTGGGGTGCGACTAGCGTACGTGATGAAGGTCAACACCACCGTCAAGGAGGGAACGACCACACCACGTGCGCCGATCGCATGAGAGCGGTTGGCGGACAGGCCGCAAAGAAAAGCGGCCTGAGCGGGAGGCACCCGCCCAGGCCGAACGCGGTAAGCACCGCTTAGTTGGCGCTTTCGATGCTATCTCGCGTTCGCCCTGATGGGCGCCTCTCTCGTATCCGACAGCGGCCCGTACGCGGGTCCGTCACGAGTGGGGTTTCGCATGCGCAACATTCCGATTCCCGTCGACACCAACCGGCTCAGCTTCGTCTGCGTGGCCGTGCCGCGCCCGCGTCTGGTCAACAAGGACACCGGCGAAGTGAAGGTCGACAAGCAGGGCCACACCGTTTTCCAGGTGGGCTTGTCCGCGGCCGAGATCGACTCCGGCCGAGTCGAGCTGATCAACGTCAATGTCTCCGGCGACCCCGATGTCGCGGTCGGCCAGGTCGTCGAACCGGTCGGGCTGGTCGGGTTCGTCTGGGAGCAGGCCCGAGGCGGCGAGATGCGCTGGGGCATCGCCTACCGGGCCAGCTCCATCAGGCCCATCGCCGAGCAGGCAGCGGCCTGAGGACCTCGACCGTGAACTACACGACGATGCTCGTCGCGCTCGGCGCCCTGGCCGCTCTTGCGGCCGGGGGCTGGGCGTGGCGCAAGTGGGCTCCTCGGTCCTTCTGGTATGCCGTCGAGTTCCCTGCCAAAGCCACATTGGTCTACCTGACCTGGACACATGTCGCCTCGGGCTGCGGCCTGGCCCGGAAGCGCCGCCGCTGGCGCTTCACTCTCGACGCCGTCTCGCTGGCCGGCTCCGTCTCGCGATCGGCTAAAGACACGTCAGCCGTGATGGTCCAGCAGCGGCGGGTCCGGAGCGTGCAAGTCGAGAAGGCTCCGCGGTTGCGGCTGCTGCGACCGACGCCACTCGGCTGGCGGGTGTGGGTCAAGCTGCACGACGGTCAGGTGCCCGACGACTACGTGAAAGTAGGCGAGCGACTCGCGCACGCCTGGCGGGTCCACGCCGTCCGAGTGATCGCGTCCAAGCCGGGCCGCGTGCAGCTACTGGCCACCATGCGCGACCCGCTCACCGTGGTGAACATCGCCCCGGAGACCGGCGAGCTGCTGACCGTACGGCCCGGCATGCTCGAGAACGGACAGCCGTGGATCATCGACTTCCGTACGGTGCCGCACTGGCTCAACGCCGGAGCGACCCAGTCCGGCAAGTCCAACCTCGCAAACGCCATCATCAAGGGCCTCGCGCCTCAGCCGGTCGCCCTGGTCGGCTTCGACCTCAAGGGCGGCGTGGAGTTCACCCCGTACGCTCCGCGGCTGTCGGCACTCGCAACCACACGCGGCGAATGCGTCGGACTCCTCGATGACCTCGTCCAGGTCGTCACCGACCGGATGGCGCTCTGCCGCACCCATGGCGCACGGAACATCTGGCGGCTTCCCGATCACCTTCAGCCTGTGCCGATCGTGGTCCTGGTCGACGAGGTCGCCGAGCTGTTCCTGATGGCGGACAAGCGAGAGAAGGAGGAGGTCTCCAAGAGCGCGACCGCGCTACTGCGGGTGGCCCAGCTCGGCCGCGCCTTCGGCGTCTACCTGGTCGTGTGCGGCCAGCGCATCGGCTCCGATCTCGGGCCCGGTGTGACCGCACTCCGCTCGCAACTCTCTGGCCGTATCTGCCACCGCGTCAACGATCCCGAGACCGCCAACATGACCCTTGGCGACATGGACCCCGACGCCCTCGACGCCGCACGTGCCATCGCGGCTGAGACTCCCGGCGTCGCCGTGATCGCCGGACAAGACGGGAGCTGGCATCGCGCCCGCTCGGTCTATGTGAGCGAAGAGGAAGCCGAGGCAGCTGCCCGCCGCTTCGCTCACCTGTCCCCCGGCTGGTCCGAACTGACCGCCACGGGGCCGGCAACCGGCGGCCAGGCCGCCGAGCCTCTGGCCGCATAACCCGAACCCAACCGCTCCGGCGCGGGCCTTCGCGCCAAGTCCTTACCCGACGCATGCCCAAAATCAGGAGACCGCTAATGGCGAACGCCAAGATCGTCCCGCTTCGTCCCCGCGCTGCTCGTCCCGTCCCCGCTCGTCCTGACCAGGACGGCCCCGTCTCCGTCGAGTGGGACGAGGGACGGGAGACGTACGTCGCGGTGTGCGAACGCTGTACCGAGACCCTCATCACCGAACGCTTCGACCAGGCCTATGGCTGGGCCGACGAGCATCGCTGTGACCCTGAGCTTGTCGCCTTGCTGGCGGAAGTCCTCGACCGGCGGGCCGCCTGATGCGACCTCGCCTGGCAGGCGTTGCGGCCGACTCCGGGCCGGTGGTGGTCCTGGCCTCGATCGCTGCGGCTGGCTCGTTTACTCACATCCGCGACACGGCCGACCAGCACGGACAGCACGGCTGGATGGCCTGGGCAATCGCGGTCTGTATCGACCTGACCTGCGTCATGGCCGCCCGCGAACGCCAACGCGACCGCCGTACGGGTCGGACGGTGCGAGGCGTGTCATGGCCGACCGTGGTCCTGGTCGGCGGAGTTCTGCTGTCCCTCGCCGCAAACCTCGCCCAAGCCGAGCGGACGGTGTGGGGGTGGCTAACCGCGGCCACCCCGGCGGGTGCGTTCCTCGTCGCCGTCTCGATGCTCGAACGCCGCTCCTCGGCTCACCATCCGGTGACCGAGTCGTCCCCGATTCCCCCGTCGTTCGGACGACCGTCCCCTGCTCTGGCTCCCGTCCCGGACGACCAGCTCGGCCAGGACGAGTCCGCCGAGCCTGAGCGTCCGGCGGCCGAGTTGCTCACCTTCGCCCGCCGGGTCGCTGACGAGCACCAGGCCCGGCACGGACGGCCGATCACCCGCGATGCCCTCCGCGCGCGGCTGGGCGTGTCCAACCAACTCGCCTCCGACCTGCTCCGCCAGATCCGCACCGCCTGAAGGGAAACCAGATGACCGCACAGCCGATCGTTCCGGGCGACCTGTTCGCCCGCGCCCAGACCATCGCCGGCCTCCGGACCCTGGCCGACTTCCTGGAGACCAACCCCGCCGTGCCCGTCCGGGAGTACGGCGCCGAGTACACCGTCTTCCCACGTGCCGACGACGACCCAACCGAGCGGGCCGAGATCGACCGCATCGCCGCCGCACTCGGCGAGACTGTCACCGACGACACCGGACGCGGCGGGCACTACCGGGTCTCCAAGACCTTCGGACGCATCACCTACAGCGCCGTCCACGTCTCCGCCCGTCAGCAGGCCGCGCACCAGGCGCACATGAGCTACGCCCCGGCTTTTCACATCGGCGACACAGCGGCGGCCTGATGGACAGAGACGACCGGCCGCCGTACGTCCCGCCCGTCGAGACCTACCAGTGCTGCCACTGCGGCGGTACCGGCCTCGACTCACACGGCGAGATCTGCGAGCACTGCGAGGGCCTCGGCTTCTGCTGAAGCTCTGCGCCCCCGGCGTGGCCACACAACCACCAAGTTCCGCGCCACGTCGGGGGCCATCCCCAACCGTTGCCAACGGAGGAGACCAGTTCATCTTGCCTGCCGACAACATCATCCGGCTGGCCGCCCGCGAACTCGGCGAACGGCTGACCACCATCGACATGCGACACCTGGCCGCCCAGGCAAGACGCACCGGAGGATGCGCCCAGCCGATCCAACTCCGCGGACGCGTCGATCACCTCGACGTGGCCACCGGGGAAGTCCTGCACCACTACTCAACGGTCCACGAGCCCGGCGGCGTACTCCGCGTGGCTTGCAAGACCCGCCGCGCCTCCCGCTGCCCGGCCTGCGCCGAGATCTACCGCGCCGACACCTACCAACTCGTCCGCGCCGGCCTGATCGGCGGCAAAGGCGTACCGGAGACCGTCACCAGCCATCCGACCGTCTTCGCCACCCTGACCGCACCGTCCTTTGGTCCGGTGCACACACGGCGGGAAAAGGCCGGTCGTGTCCTGCCGTGCCACCCCCGACGCAGTGCAGGTGCCTGCTCACACGGTTCATCACTGTCGTGCACGATCCGCCATGCCGAGGACGCACCGGGCCTGGGCGAGCCGCTGTGCCCGGACTGCTACGACTACACCGCCTCGGTGCTCTTCAACGCGTACGCACCCGAACTGTGGCGCCGCTTCGTTCTGGCCTTCCGGCGACGCCTCGCCAAATCCGCAGGTCTACGCACGAAGGAACTGAAGAACGTCCTGGTGGTGTCCTTCGCCAAGGTCGCCGAATACCAGCGCCGAGGCGTCGTCCACTTCCACGCCGTTATCCGATTCGACGGACCAGACGGCCCAACCTGCCAGCCGCCAGGCTGGGCCACCCTCGATCGCCTGGACGACGCCGTCCAACACGCCGCCGCGGCAGTCTCGGCCGTCAGCCCTGTCGCGCCTGGCGTGCAGGCGCGTGCGCTGCGGTGGGGTGACCAAGTCGACGTACGACCGATCACGATGAGCGGCGAACTCACCGAACGAGCGGTTGCCGGCTACATCGCCAAGTACGCCACCAAGGCCGCCGAATGTGTCGGCACACTCGACCGTCGTGTGCACCCAACGGATGAACTGGAGACGCTCCCGGTCAGCGAACACGCTCGACGGCTCATCGCCGAGTGTCTACGTCTCGGAGCGCTCGATGAGCTGACTCACCTGAAGTTGACCGACTGGGCGCACATGCTCGGCTTCCGCGGCCACTTCTCCACCAAGTCACGGCGTTACTCCACGACCCTCGGCGCGCTCAGAGCCGCCCGCATCGAGCACAACCAGACCGAACACGAGATCACGACCGGACGACTTCCGTACTTCGACGAGGACCAGGTCCTCAAAGTCGCCCGCTGGCGCTACCTCGGCCAGGGCCTCACCCATGGCGAAGCACTCCTGACCGCTGCACTCAGCGGCCAACCCATGCGACCGCACGACACAACCCGGAGGGCCGCATGACACGGCTCCTGTTGACCGTCCCGGAAGCGGCCGAAGCTCTCGGCATCTCTCGCAGCAAGCTCTACGAGCTCATCAAGGCCGGCGCCGTCGCCTCACTACGCATCGACGGTTCACGCCGCGTGCCGTACCGCGCCCTGACCTCCTACGTCGACCAGCTCATGGAAGAGGCCGCCTGATGACGAAGACCTCAATCGCCACCCCGGAAGAGCCGAACCGTCGCAAGCGGACCAGGACGACCAAGCCGAAGCTTCGCGATGGCGTCATGAAGCGTGGCAGCACCTGGTCCTACGTCATTCGCGTCAAAGATCCAGAGACCGGCGTCAGCAAGCCGCGCTGGATGGGCGGATTTCCTACCGAGGACGAGGCGAAAGCCGCCCGAGACGAAGCGCGCGTCAAGGCACGTCGCGGCGAGTACATCGACCGGAACGAGATCACCGTTGCCGAGTACCTCGACCAGTGGCTGGAGAGCCACGCCATGGAGATCAAGCCGGGGACGCTGGAGGACTACCGCAAGGGCATCCGGCTCTACGTCAACCCGTACATCGGCGGCCTGAAGGTCCAGGCAGTCCGGCCGTCCGCGATCACGAAGCTCTACCGAGACCTACTGAAGGGCGGCGGCCGGAAGGGAAAGCCGCTCGCCGTGTCCACGGTCGTCCACACTCACGCCATCCTTCGCCGCGCGTTCCGAGATGCCGTCGTGGTCGACCAGCTCATCGACAACTCCCCCGTCGAACGGGCGAAGCGGCCACGCGTTCACATGGCGGAGCCCGGAACCGTCTGGACACCCGCCCAGCTCAGGGCCTTCCTGGCTGTGGCACGACGACACCGCCTGTTCGCCTTCTTCCACGTCGCCGCCTACACCGGCGCCCGGCGAGGCGAACTCCTCAACCTCCGCTGGGCCGACGTCGATCTGGACGGCAAGCAGATCACCATCACCGGCTCGGCCGGCGTCGTCGAGGGTGAGCGGCTCGAAGGAACGACGAAGAGCGGAAGAAAACGCATCGTGAGCATTGATGACGAGACGGTGACCGTTCTTCGCGAGCACCACACGGCCCAGTCAGCCGACAAACTCGCCGCTGGCGAAGCATGGCGCGGCGACAAGAACGGCCACGTCTTCGCTACGGCCTGGGGCAAGCCCATTTACCCGGACACCGTGACCGCACTTCCGCGCAAGCTCATCAACGCCCACAACGACCCGAAGGACGGAAAGCCACTGGCCGAGCCGCTCCCGTACGCGCGGCTGCACGATCTCCGCCACATCCACGCCACGACGCTGCTCCTGGCCGGCGTCCCCGTCCACGTCGTCGCCGCGAGGCTCGGCCACGGCGACCCGGCCATCACCCTGAGGGTCTACGCCCACGTCATCCGATCCGCCGAGACGGCAGCCGCGGACGTCTTCGCCAAGGCCATCAAGGCCGCGTAACCCGTCCTGTTAGCAAGGCCGTTAGCAAAAGGCCCCTTCCGAAGATCGGAAGGGGCCTTTGAGCTGGGAGCCGCCTATCGGAATCGAACCGATGACCTATTCATTACGAGTGAATCGCTCTGCCGACTGAGCTAAGGCGGCTTGTCGCACCAGGGGTGCGACGCCCGACGAGTCTACCGGGTTCCCCGTACTCCTCGTGCAACCCAGTCAGTGGCACATGCTGTTCTTCTTCGGCGGGTTGCCCGTGACCAGGTAGCGGTCGACCGCGCTCGTGATGCACGGGTTGCCCTGAAGGTATGCGGTGTGGCCGTCGCCGTCCAGCGACAGCAGGACTCCGGACCGG
It encodes:
- a CDS encoding ATP-binding protein encodes the protein MALNEPQEDPGTRTYRRIFPGCPDQIGEVRRFVREHLADHHRLEDVTLVASELTTNAWEHTESSTPQGTFSVCARLRPDDSIRLEVEDNGGPFVFGQPKPDDEGGRGLGIVDALTVEWGVSGDTSGRVVWAEFK
- a CDS encoding FtsK/SpoIIIE domain-containing protein; this translates as MLVALGALAALAAGGWAWRKWAPRSFWYAVEFPAKATLVYLTWTHVASGCGLARKRRRWRFTLDAVSLAGSVSRSAKDTSAVMVQQRRVRSVQVEKAPRLRLLRPTPLGWRVWVKLHDGQVPDDYVKVGERLAHAWRVHAVRVIASKPGRVQLLATMRDPLTVVNIAPETGELLTVRPGMLENGQPWIIDFRTVPHWLNAGATQSGKSNLANAIIKGLAPQPVALVGFDLKGGVEFTPYAPRLSALATTRGECVGLLDDLVQVVTDRMALCRTHGARNIWRLPDHLQPVPIVVLVDEVAELFLMADKREKEEVSKSATALLRVAQLGRAFGVYLVVCGQRIGSDLGPGVTALRSQLSGRICHRVNDPETANMTLGDMDPDALDAARAIAAETPGVAVIAGQDGSWHRARSVYVSEEEAEAAARRFAHLSPGWSELTATGPATGGQAAEPLAA
- a CDS encoding putative quinol monooxygenase — its product is MFGLVVRFTCKDQASAEGFDRLVAATVDKIRTDEPGTLVYAVNRVDGEPLQRVFYELYRDRAGFDAHEEQEHTKKFLDERGQYLSATEVDWLTLLTGKGTDG
- a CDS encoding helix-turn-helix domain-containing protein gives rise to the protein MSTEYQEALGRKIAQHRRRRGLSQPELARQIDRSVAWVSQVERGVRKVDRMSVLETVAQALDVPLAELAAEAPVVAAATDGPPEATGLRLVLSGAHALRAMLSGQITPDPAALREKVDEAWELTHAGRYTELTELLRGLIPELETAARAVTQEERAELFELLSAAYQACSAALTKLAEPEAAWIAADRSMAAAERAEAPLLVAAGAFRLAFVFLSAKHFDQAEETARTAAEALWPLADQGEPEAMSLWGGLTLQRAVTASRTNDSEAAYAHLDRARDIAARLSEGRNDYNTEFGPANVGLYEIAVAVELGDAGRALRAAEQVDTSGLSAERQARMLIDVARAHAQRRQVDEAVAVLCRGEEITPEQIRAHPRVRQLVADLLTMQNPPSQALRDLAQRVAA
- a CDS encoding DUF2637 domain-containing protein, translating into MRPRLAGVAADSGPVVVLASIAAAGSFTHIRDTADQHGQHGWMAWAIAVCIDLTCVMAARERQRDRRTGRTVRGVSWPTVVLVGGVLLSLAANLAQAERTVWGWLTAATPAGAFLVAVSMLERRSSAHHPVTESSPIPPSFGRPSPALAPVPDDQLGQDESAEPERPAAELLTFARRVADEHQARHGRPITRDALRARLGVSNQLASDLLRQIRTA
- a CDS encoding site-specific integrase, encoding MTKTSIATPEEPNRRKRTRTTKPKLRDGVMKRGSTWSYVIRVKDPETGVSKPRWMGGFPTEDEAKAARDEARVKARRGEYIDRNEITVAEYLDQWLESHAMEIKPGTLEDYRKGIRLYVNPYIGGLKVQAVRPSAITKLYRDLLKGGGRKGKPLAVSTVVHTHAILRRAFRDAVVVDQLIDNSPVERAKRPRVHMAEPGTVWTPAQLRAFLAVARRHRLFAFFHVAAYTGARRGELLNLRWADVDLDGKQITITGSAGVVEGERLEGTTKSGRKRIVSIDDETVTVLREHHTAQSADKLAAGEAWRGDKNGHVFATAWGKPIYPDTVTALPRKLINAHNDPKDGKPLAEPLPYARLHDLRHIHATTLLLAGVPVHVVAARLGHGDPAITLRVYAHVIRSAETAAADVFAKAIKAA
- a CDS encoding helix-turn-helix domain-containing protein, yielding MTRLLLTVPEAAEALGISRSKLYELIKAGAVASLRIDGSRRVPYRALTSYVDQLMEEAA
- a CDS encoding helix-turn-helix domain-containing protein; translation: MRFASEPDEPLLRPREVAALFGVRPATIARWARTGQLQPLMTPGGHRRYRASDVGELLGLDETSAEQQQLEQDAVRLYDQGWSVRQVAERFESTYGAMRRILARHTTLRPRGGAERPGPSVKHHPSTDGANDVAG
- a CDS encoding replication initiator; this encodes MPADNIIRLAARELGERLTTIDMRHLAAQARRTGGCAQPIQLRGRVDHLDVATGEVLHHYSTVHEPGGVLRVACKTRRASRCPACAEIYRADTYQLVRAGLIGGKGVPETVTSHPTVFATLTAPSFGPVHTRREKAGRVLPCHPRRSAGACSHGSSLSCTIRHAEDAPGLGEPLCPDCYDYTASVLFNAYAPELWRRFVLAFRRRLAKSAGLRTKELKNVLVVSFAKVAEYQRRGVVHFHAVIRFDGPDGPTCQPPGWATLDRLDDAVQHAAAAVSAVSPVAPGVQARALRWGDQVDVRPITMSGELTERAVAGYIAKYATKAAECVGTLDRRVHPTDELETLPVSEHARRLIAECLRLGALDELTHLKLTDWAHMLGFRGHFSTKSRRYSTTLGALRAARIEHNQTEHEITTGRLPYFDEDQVLKVARWRYLGQGLTHGEALLTAALSGQPMRPHDTTRRAA